The following are encoded together in the Desulfovibrio aminophilus genome:
- a CDS encoding flagellar hook assembly protein FlgD yields MSTEYYSAASSLLGGAAAQQAASNEVTHKTSMDQDTFMKILIAQLTHQDPMNPMDDKEMTSQLAQFSSLEQLTNINKGIKSLVDANSEKDLYSATNFIGKSIKAKGYTVTKDGSSISSITYGMSEAVNNIIVNVYDSEGNIVRSETLGARKAGTYSYTWDGKNSAGTTVPDGKYTVGMMGEDAKGAKVLIQTEVSGVVAGVVNSGGELYLTLKDGRTVNYKNITEITSPNTTTGS; encoded by the coding sequence ATGAGCACCGAATACTATTCCGCAGCCAGCTCCCTTCTCGGAGGGGCCGCCGCCCAGCAGGCGGCCAGCAACGAGGTCACGCACAAGACCTCCATGGACCAGGACACGTTCATGAAGATCCTGATCGCCCAGCTGACCCACCAGGACCCCATGAATCCCATGGACGACAAGGAGATGACCTCGCAGCTGGCGCAGTTCTCCAGCCTGGAGCAGCTGACGAACATCAACAAGGGCATCAAGAGCCTGGTGGACGCCAACAGCGAAAAGGATCTCTACTCGGCCACGAATTTCATCGGCAAGAGCATCAAGGCCAAGGGCTACACGGTGACCAAGGACGGCAGCAGCATCAGCTCCATCACCTACGGCATGTCCGAGGCCGTCAACAACATCATCGTGAACGTCTACGACTCCGAGGGCAACATCGTGCGCAGCGAGACGCTCGGCGCGCGCAAGGCCGGCACCTACTCCTATACCTGGGACGGCAAGAACTCCGCCGGGACCACCGTGCCCGACGGCAAGTACACCGTGGGCATGATGGGCGAGGACGCCAAGGGCGCCAAGGTGCTCATCCAGACCGAGGTGTCGGGAGTGGTCGCGGGCGTGGTGAACTCCGGCGGCGAGCTGTACCTGACCCTCAAGGACGGCCGCACCGTGAACTACAAGAACATCACCGAGATCACCAGCCCCAACACGACGACGGGTTCCTAG
- a CDS encoding flagellar hook-length control protein FliK produces the protein MQILPDIPVATPNTDPFRASNGLPTYEESTKSGGFADFMSMYSSMDQHRQIAAPAAQDGLSPEGRTLIQGRRAALREEAATAAKEVRDGLTNATRNANPADLSPKEVASGLSKHVNLGLQSMKLSRDDLDAMRNGLKAYGLSASELMDFDNQVGSTEGLTWGKFVGALSEKMRQSRKSVDLSSDDVQYLQSFFQKIGFNPAEAQGLVRNLSQGDASTVLLSVQSRLESQNPDRNLSLSAREMTTYMNALAQAAKGAATSAKNISGGISDQLAQLAEKLASGPSTARGLSELLGRFQGEMAQLTQGQAEKDQSLVKLVGDTLEKSARRERLWTKGDRQAQNQKTMLRSERGVSSDIKDFGRKLRSETEQPAAAARNAEAAKAKDAGKELGKQVDVKTPETRETAAELRDAVRSVFKAGTEAATQQHAEAKTKSDQGSGENSAWKEFFGKLKAESGQDATRLENAKTQAQINEFALADAPRQTVATQAAPKTVDAAMTRQMLTQVQNGVLTNLGQGRTQLTLQLHPENLGSLSVMLQVKNKEVQAVIRADNHETGKLLAANLETLRQALEDQGLKVARMEVQTGLSGNQDQAAWLGQDQHNQAREQREAMSGQKWRLRMGDDEIGLAQDVLSSERQASLADQGLHLIA, from the coding sequence ATGCAGATTCTTCCCGATATCCCGGTCGCGACGCCGAACACCGACCCCTTCCGCGCTTCCAACGGGCTGCCCACCTATGAGGAGTCCACGAAGTCCGGGGGGTTCGCCGATTTCATGAGCATGTATTCGTCCATGGACCAGCACCGCCAGATCGCGGCCCCCGCCGCCCAGGACGGCCTCTCGCCCGAGGGGCGGACCCTGATCCAGGGCCGCCGCGCCGCGCTGCGCGAGGAGGCCGCCACGGCCGCGAAGGAAGTGCGCGACGGCCTGACCAACGCCACCCGCAACGCGAACCCGGCCGACCTGAGCCCCAAGGAAGTCGCCTCCGGCCTCAGCAAGCACGTGAACCTCGGCCTGCAGAGCATGAAGCTCTCCCGCGACGACCTGGACGCCATGCGCAACGGCCTGAAGGCCTATGGGCTCTCGGCCTCCGAGCTGATGGACTTCGACAATCAGGTCGGCTCCACCGAGGGGCTCACCTGGGGCAAGTTCGTCGGCGCCCTCTCCGAAAAAATGCGCCAGTCCAGAAAGAGCGTGGATCTCAGCTCCGACGACGTCCAATACCTGCAGTCCTTCTTCCAGAAGATCGGCTTCAACCCGGCCGAGGCCCAGGGGCTGGTGCGGAATCTCTCCCAGGGCGACGCCTCCACGGTCCTGCTCTCGGTCCAGTCCCGCCTGGAGAGCCAGAACCCGGATCGGAACCTCTCCCTCTCCGCCCGCGAGATGACCACGTACATGAACGCCCTGGCCCAGGCGGCCAAGGGCGCGGCCACCTCCGCCAAGAACATCTCCGGCGGCATCTCGGACCAGCTGGCCCAGCTGGCCGAAAAGCTGGCCTCCGGCCCCAGCACCGCGCGCGGCCTGAGCGAACTCCTGGGGCGGTTCCAGGGCGAGATGGCCCAGCTGACCCAGGGTCAGGCGGAAAAGGATCAGAGCCTGGTCAAGCTCGTGGGCGACACCCTGGAGAAGTCCGCCCGGCGCGAACGGCTCTGGACCAAGGGCGACCGCCAGGCCCAGAACCAGAAGACCATGCTGCGCAGCGAGCGCGGCGTCTCCTCGGACATCAAGGATTTCGGCCGCAAGCTGCGCTCGGAAACCGAGCAGCCCGCCGCCGCGGCCAGGAACGCCGAGGCCGCCAAGGCCAAGGACGCCGGCAAGGAACTCGGAAAGCAGGTGGACGTCAAGACCCCGGAGACGCGCGAGACGGCCGCCGAATTGCGCGACGCCGTGCGCTCGGTCTTCAAGGCCGGAACCGAGGCCGCCACCCAGCAGCATGCCGAGGCCAAGACCAAGTCCGACCAGGGCTCGGGCGAAAACTCCGCCTGGAAGGAATTCTTCGGCAAGCTCAAGGCCGAGTCCGGGCAGGACGCCACCCGGCTGGAAAACGCCAAGACCCAGGCCCAGATCAACGAATTCGCCCTGGCGGACGCGCCCCGGCAGACGGTCGCCACCCAGGCCGCGCCGAAGACCGTGGACGCGGCCATGACCCGCCAGATGCTCACCCAGGTCCAGAACGGCGTGCTCACCAACCTGGGCCAGGGCCGGACCCAGCTCACGCTCCAGCTCCACCCCGAAAACCTGGGCTCCCTGTCCGTCATGCTCCAGGTCAAGAACAAGGAAGTGCAGGCGGTCATCCGGGCCGACAACCACGAGACCGGAAAACTGCTCGCGGCCAACCTGGAGACCCTGCGCCAGGCCCTGGAGGACCAGGGGCTCAAGGTGGCCCGCATGGAAGTCCAGACCGGGCTTTCGGGCAACCAGGACCAGGCGGCCTGGCTCGGCCAGGACCAGCACAATCAGGCGCGCGAGCAGCGGGAGGCCATGAGCGGCCAGAAGTGGCGCCTGCGCATGGGCGATGACGAGATCGGGTTGGCACAGGACGTGCTTTCTTCCGAGCGGCAGGCAAGTCTTGCCGACCAGGGATTGCACCTCATCGCCTAA
- a CDS encoding glycosyltransferase family 9 protein, producing the protein MKPILVLQRRRMGDLILSFPLFLWLRRTFPDNPIQVAAEEHFFQPLMSLSPQVGYVPWSEAGTLLQRDYRLVLNLSAGGQAEELAGRARAEEKLGPILLNGARRVLGRWQLYRQSLIQNNRYNRFHWADLNALDLVPLAELRGTAFAEPRRLPPGEVRVGLFLGASEPSKRPGVAFWAELARALLDRGLRPALLGGPAERGLGAEVKRIAAAPLLDLCGKLGLKELAAAGQTFQLLVTPDTGPMHLAAWTGLRVLNLSMGNVNPWETGPYQPGHLVLRPTASCALGCWSCTRGDTRCRGAFSARRTASLVQSMLTGPDERLERLTPPGLALSRTDRDPSGLYRLARLDRRAPGAHRLLSRFWQAYHGHRFGLWDEARPRAAWAELAAAQPRLAEAFRSRLPGLGRGLRLGLSRGALDDAFWTGAPLMLRPLTGFLLPLLQNSDFSSPAWAESLEWLEALLAATR; encoded by the coding sequence GTGAAGCCCATCCTCGTGCTCCAGCGCCGCCGCATGGGCGACCTGATCCTCTCCTTTCCGCTGTTCCTCTGGCTGCGCCGGACTTTTCCCGACAACCCGATCCAGGTGGCGGCCGAGGAGCACTTCTTCCAGCCCCTGATGTCCCTCTCGCCCCAGGTGGGCTACGTGCCCTGGTCCGAGGCCGGGACCCTGCTTCAGCGGGACTACCGCCTCGTGCTCAACCTGAGCGCCGGGGGCCAGGCCGAGGAGCTGGCCGGAAGGGCCCGGGCCGAGGAAAAGCTCGGGCCGATCCTGCTGAACGGCGCGCGCCGGGTGCTCGGCCGCTGGCAGCTCTACCGCCAAAGCCTGATTCAGAACAACCGCTACAACCGCTTCCACTGGGCCGACCTGAACGCCCTGGATCTCGTGCCTCTGGCCGAACTGCGCGGCACGGCCTTCGCCGAGCCCCGGCGGCTGCCGCCCGGCGAGGTCCGCGTGGGCCTGTTCCTGGGGGCCAGCGAACCCTCCAAGCGGCCCGGGGTCGCGTTCTGGGCCGAGCTGGCCCGGGCGCTTCTGGACCGGGGCCTGCGCCCGGCCCTGCTGGGCGGCCCGGCGGAGCGCGGGCTGGGGGCCGAAGTGAAGCGGATCGCGGCCGCACCCCTGCTCGACCTCTGCGGCAAGCTGGGCCTGAAGGAGTTGGCCGCCGCCGGGCAGACCTTCCAGCTCCTGGTGACCCCGGACACCGGCCCCATGCACCTGGCGGCCTGGACCGGGCTGCGCGTGCTCAACCTCTCCATGGGCAACGTCAACCCCTGGGAGACCGGGCCCTACCAGCCCGGGCACCTCGTGCTCCGGCCCACGGCCAGCTGCGCCCTGGGCTGCTGGTCCTGCACCCGGGGGGACACGCGCTGCCGCGGGGCGTTCTCGGCCCGGCGCACGGCCTCCCTGGTCCAGTCCATGCTCACCGGCCCGGACGAGCGCCTGGAGCGCCTGACCCCGCCGGGGCTGGCGCTGTCGCGCACGGACCGGGATCCATCCGGCCTGTACCGGCTGGCCCGCCTGGACCGCCGCGCCCCGGGAGCCCACCGTCTCCTGTCCCGCTTCTGGCAGGCCTACCACGGCCACCGCTTCGGGCTCTGGGACGAGGCGCGGCCCCGCGCGGCCTGGGCCGAACTGGCGGCCGCCCAGCCCCGCCTGGCCGAGGCCTTCCGCTCCCGCCTGCCCGGTCTGGGACGCGGCCTGCGGCTCGGCCTGAGCCGGGGCGCCCTGGACGACGCCTTCTGGACCGGCGCGCCGCTCATGCTCCGCCCGCTCACCGGCTTTCTCCTGCCCCTGCTCCAGAACAGCGACTTCAGCTCCCCGGCCTGGGCCGAGTCCCTGGAATGGCTGGAGGCGCTGCTGGCCGCCACGCGCTGA